One window of Dysidea avara chromosome 11, odDysAvar1.4, whole genome shotgun sequence genomic DNA carries:
- the LOC136237505 gene encoding N-alpha-acetyltransferase 15, NatA auxiliary subunit-like → MMSANNKLPPKESGMFKKILRSYECKQYKTGLKFAKQILSNPKFADHGETQAMKGLILNCMGRKEEAYDLVRKGLKNDLKSHVCWHVYGLLQRSEKKYDEAIKCYRNALKWDKENIQILRDLSLLQVQMRDLDGFRDTRYQLLKLRPAQRGSWIGYAVAYHMAKDYDTAIRIMGEYRATQSVGQEKPDYEYSEMIMYEAQLLKESGQLKEVLKFLDDHDSHICDILAMQELKAEVCIELGNFNDARLLYWKLLKRNPENVFYYTSLQDLVKPADPLQFYVNLRKELPFSSTVKRLPLNIATGDAFAKLLDEYLQPGFHKGIPPLFVNLKSLYKDPTKVEIITRTVESFYHCLREHGSFHPPGSDYFAVEPPSAELWVLFFLVRHYTTIGNTQKAMEYVDKAIEHTPTMMELCMIKAKVYKNAGDLKAAAHWMDEAQSLDTADRYVNSKFAKYLLRIDQVDEAVEKSQKFTREGASTLEILIEMQCMWFELECALSYYRQGKLGEALKKCHQVEKHFVDIHDDQFDFHTYCMRKMTLRAYINLITLEDTLRDHPFYVEVTKLAVKIYLQLHDNPHTEEVTASNEKEESAPSAEQKKMRRKQRKAELKAQAKLQEEKKENKPKPTDTEKKAVEEKEEELDPAKLVAIKEPLEEALKFLVPLQHLSRGCTDTHLMSYSIYSRKRKFLLMLRSLKRGLLVNAEHPEMHIDVVDFVLAVQSATDAELSGPVKQVIDEALPTLLGGKSSVEEFNKDYLLRHQDSVPHLVTGATVLYRLHPECRDEAISLITNLNYPSRNLKTCLSVHSLLKSGALGKCPDQVASFEAKCREFYPVATAFKPIHQEESTTQSPPKPASLENHLDSHETDDKQADTTKNMDSLSSQETAKAVQCSSD, encoded by the exons ATGATGTCTGCGAACAACAAGCTACCCCCGAAAGAAAGTGGGATGTTTAAAAAGATACTG CGGTCCTACGAATGCAAGCAATATAAGACTGGATTGAAATTTGCTAAACAAATACTCTCCAACCCTAAGTTTGCAGATCATGGAG AAACTCAAGCAATGAAAGGGTTGATATTGAACTGTATGGGACGCAAAGAGGAGGCATACGACTTAGTGAGAAAGGGTCTCAAAAATGATCTCAAAAGTCATGTCT GCTGGCATGTGTATGGTTTATTGCAGCGATCAGAGAAAAAATATGATGAAGCAATCAAGTGCTACAGGAATGCTCTAAAGTGGGACAAG GAGAATATACAGATTCTTCGTGATCTATCATTACTGCAAGTACAAATGAGAGACTTGGATGGATTTAGA GATACAAGGTACCAACTACTGAAGCTAAGGCCAGCACAAAGGGGCTCATGGATTGGCTATGCCGTAGCTTACCACATGGCGAAAGATTACGATACTGCAATTAGAATAATGGGTGAATACAGAGCTACTCAGAGTGTGGGACAG GAGAAGCCTGACTATGAGTACAGTGAGATGATCATGTATGAAGCTCAGTTATTAAAAGAGTCAGGGCAGCTTAAAGAAGTTTTAAAATTTCTGGATGACCACGACTCTCACATATGCGACATCTTAGCTATGCAAGAGCTAAAAG CTGAGGTGTGTATTGAATTAGGAAATTTCAATGATGCTCGGCTTTTGTACTGGAAGCTGTTGAAACGAAATCCGGAAAACGTGTTTTACTACACTAGTCTGCAAGATTTAGTTAAGCCAGCTGATCCTTTACAATTTTATGTTAACCTACGGAAAGAGTTACCTTTCTCAAGTACTGTTAAGCGTCTGCCATTAAACATTGCAACAG GTGATGCATTTGCTAAGTTACTAGATGAATACTTGCAGCCAGGATTCCACAAAGGAATTCCTCCACtatttgttaatttaaaaagttTGTATAAAGATCCCACTAAG GTTGAAATAATTACAAGAACGGTTGAATCGTTTTATCACTGCCTGCGTGAGCATGGCAGTTTCCATCCACCAGGCAGTGATTATTTTGCTGTGGAGCCACCAAGTGCTGAGCTATGGGTGCTCTTCTTTCTAGTACGTCACTACACCACCATTGGGAACACCCAGAAGGCAATGGAATATGTGGATAAGGCCATTGAACATACACCAACTATGATGGAATTGTGTATGATTAAAGCTAAAGTATACAAG AATGCTGGTGACTTAAAAGCTGCCGCACACTGGATGGATGAGGCCCAGTCGTTAGACACAGCCGACAGATATGTGAATTctaaatttgcaaaatattTACTGAGAATTGACCAAGTGGATGAGGCAGTTGAGAAAAGCCAGAAGTTTACAAGA GAGGGTGCAAGCACTTTGGAGATCCTAATTGAGATGCAGTGTATGTGGTTTGAATTGGAGTGTGCGCTTAGTTACTATCGCCAAGGAAAGCTTGGAGAAGCTTTGAAGAAGTGTCACCAAGTTGAAAAG CATTTTGTGGATATCCACGACGACCAGTTTGACTTTCACACCTACTGCATGAGAAAGATGACTCTCAGAGCATATATAAA TTTGATAACACTAGAAGATACGTTAAGAGATCATCCTTTCTATGTTGAAGTTACTAAACTAGCTGTAAAA ATATACCTTCAACTACATGATAATCCTCACACTGAAGAAGTGACAGCTAGTAATGAAAAGGAAG AATCTGCACCATCAGCCGAGCAGAAGAAAATGCGTCGCAAACAAAGGAAGGCTGAGTTAAAAGCACAGGCTAAACTGCAAGAAGAGAAAAAAG AAAATAAACCCAAACCAACTGATACTGAGAAGAAGGCTGTTGAAGAGAAAGAGGAAGAATTAGATCCTGCTAAGCTTGTTGCA ATCAAAGAGCCACTGGAGGAAGCATTGAAGTTCCTAGTTCCACTACAGCATTTATCTCGTGGTTGTACTGACACACATTTGATGAGCTATTCCATTTATTCTCGGAAAA GGAAATTCCTGTTGATGTTGAGATCATTGAAGAGAGGCCTTCTGGTCAATGCAGAGCATCCAGAAATGCATATTGATGTAGTGGACTTTGTTTTAGCAG TTCAATCTGCCACTGATGCGGAGCTATCAGGGCCAGTTAAACAAGTGATAGACGAAGCATTACCAACACTTTTAGGAGGGAAGTCTTCTGTGGAAGAATTCAATAAGGACTACTTGTTGAGACATCAAGACTCTGTCCCACATCTTGTTACAG gagctactgtattgtacagACTTCATCCAGAATGCAGGGATGAAGCTATTTCATTAATTACAAATTTAAATTACCCATCAAGGAATCTCAAG ACTTGCCTAAGTGTACATTCTTTACTTAAAAGTGGCGCACTGGGGAAATGTCCTGATCAAGTAGCCAGTTTTGAAGCCAAATGTCGGGAATTCTACCCAGTGGCAACAGCATTCAAACCAATCCATCAAGAAGAGTCAACTACTCAATCACCACCTAAGCCAGCAAGTTTAGAAAATCACTTAGACAGCCACGAAACAGATGACAAGCAAGCAGACACCACAAAGAACATGGACAGTCTTTCATCACAGGAAACAGCTAAAGCAGTACAATGTAGCAGTGACTGA
- the LOC136237508 gene encoding small ubiquitin-related modifier 2-like, whose protein sequence is MSDDAKPEVKPDVGSSEHINLKVTGQDGSVVHFKIKKNTPLKKLMTAYCERQGLSQGAIRFVFDGDNIEETDTPSRLNMEDDDTIEVFQQQTGGM, encoded by the exons ATGTCGGACGACGCTAAG CCTGAGGTAAAACCAGACGTGGGAAGTAGTGAACATATTAACTTAAAAGTAACTGGCCAG GATGGTAGTGTTGTACATTTCAAGATTAAGAAGAATACACCATTGAAAAAACTAATGACGGCGTACTGCGAAAGACAG GGACTTTCACAAGGAGCAATTCGATTTGTATTTGATGGTGACAACATAGAAGAAACAGACACACCTTCAAGG TTGAATATGGAAGATGATGACACAATTGAAGTATTCCAACAGCAGACTGGAGGAATGTAG
- the LOC136237506 gene encoding WW domain-binding protein 4-like, whose protein sequence is MADYWVSQPRKFCEICKCWYADNKISVDHHERGVRHKANVANHLREARKKNTEERKEQESVTRELIRIELEAQRAYEKDVLEEQLSSAITDPEVKKALKRIQQQKSYKNLEKSVTVSAKPQSNPEPPPQPEKKGGKKSSKTGPSQPTLPTEINTDYAATNAEIMLAYYKQNPPTATENKSLWWQLSTPEGIPYYYNTVTGVTQWEKPDMLQGENTSEQTTSGSGEQSNSLSAGESDQVSAGAKRSSNDDSNDDSGVKRPYSGRGYHRGAYGGWTVVAEREQVPFEEEDAMEEKQDIATHQESESSESDSEADKAEDTEMKEMFKEKTVDSLEDTVVKEEKIEPGTFGGFSFKKRNMNFKKPQIRQRINESDY, encoded by the exons AT GGCAGATTACTGGGTATCTCAACCAAGAAAATTCTGCGAGATTTGTAAATGTTGGTATGCTGATAATAAAATT AGTGTTGATCATCATGAAAGAGGTGTGAGACACAAGGCTAATGTTGCTAACCACCTAAGAGAG GCACGGAAGAAGAATACTGAAGAACGTAAGGAGCAAGAGAGTGTAACCAGAGAATTGATACGAATTGAATTG GAAGCTCAAAGAGCTTATGAGAAAGATGTTTTGGAAGAACAgttgtctagtgctataacggATCCGGAGGTGAAGAAAGCACtaaagagaattcaacaacaaaaatCATACAAGAACCTTGAGAAATCTGTCACAGTTAGTGCTAAGCCACAGTCTAATCCAGAGCCACCACCGCAGCCAGAGAAAAAGGGAGGCAAGAAATCGAGCAAGACTGGACCTTCACAACCCACCCTTCCCACTGAGATCAATACTGACTATGCAGCTACTAATGCTGAAATCATGTTGGCATACTATAAACAGAATCCTCCGACAGCGACAGAAAATAAGTCACTATGGTGGCAGTTGTCAACTCCAGAAGGAATACCatattactacaatacagtgacCGGAG TGACACAGTGGGAGAAACCAGACATGCTACAAGGAGAAAACACTTCTGAACAAACCACAAGTGGAAGTGGTGAACAGTCAAACTCATTAAGTGCTGGTGAAAGTGACCAAGTCAGTGCTGGTGCAAAGAGGTCCAGTAATGATGACAGTAATGATGACAGTGGTGTAAAGAGACCTTACAGTGGAAGGGGCTACCATCGAGGAGCTTATGGTGGCTGGACAGTTGTCGCAGAAAG GGAACAAGTTCCGTTTGAGGAAGAAGACGCTATGGAAGAGAAACAGGATATAGCTACACATCAAGAATCAGAGAGTAGTGAGTCTGATAGTGAAGCAGACAAGGCTGAAGACACAGAGATGAAGGAAATGTTTAAAGAAAAAACGGTGGATAGTTTGGAAGACACTGTGgtcaaagaagaaaaaatagaACCAGGAACATTTGGTGGTTTCAGTTTCAAGAAGAGAAACATGAATTTCAAGAAACCACAAATTAGGCAAAGAATTAATGAAAGTGATTATTAA
- the LOC136237691 gene encoding guanylate cyclase soluble subunit beta-2-like, whose protein sequence is YYAEQEFLYSSSFDVREDSSVKDAVSSDQLDSPCTDQVLEDWPITEEIFQELIPFYLAFDNNLTVYAAGPVIERFRPSLVHKTLEDFFLPVSSTKLIAFEAITLARFKPYTMRCRCGADYCRMTFEGRAIINSDDPSMAVYNCTPTVFTFECLKRTCLSVSDFCYNADNQDRIFLSMHLYTAKIVRENLEATECLLKENYEKIDAQKKKSLDVLYSVLPSFAADKYLQSEDFPPTRFNSLSVLFSDIKGFAQICQNSSPVSTVIMLNNLFNKYDDLTDMHDVLKLENYGDTYIVTGAGRHRSDHPHSLLAMAFDMRKTAITECLPHSSVSLEIRIGIHTGPVVMAILNKNMPHFSMFGHTMNKASRMCSYGMYGKIQISQETHRALAGCSTQYTFESRGSIQVKGLGMEPTYFVEPYNYTTQ, encoded by the exons TACTATGCAGAGCAAGAATTCCTATACTCTTCCAGCTTTGATGTAAGGGAAGACAGCAGTGTAAAGGATGCAGTGAGTAGTGATCAACTTGACTCCCCCTGTACTGACCAGGTGCTTGAAGACTGGCCCATTACAGAAGAAATTTTCCAGGAGTTAATTCCATTCTATTTAGCCTTTGACAATAATTTAACTGTGTATGCTGCTGGACCTGTAATAGAACGTTTCCGTCCTTCTTTAGTGCACAAAACATTAGAAGATTTCTTTCTCCCAGTGTCCTCTACAAAATTAATTGCATTTGAAGCAATCACTTTGGCAAGGTTTAAACCATATACTATGAGGTGTAGGTGTGGAGCTGACTACTGTAGAATGACATTTGAAGGAAGAGCCATAATAAACAGTGATGACCCCTCCATGGCAGTctacaactgtactccaactgTGTTTACCTTTGAGTGCCTGAAACGTACTTGCTTGTCAGTCAGTGACTTTTGCTACAATGCAGACAATCAAGATAGAATTTTTCTTAGCATGCACTTATACACAGCTAAAATAGTAAGAGAGAATTTGGAAGCTACAGAATGCCTACTAAAAGAGAACTATGAAAAGATTGATGCAcagaaaaaaaaatctttagatGTGCTTTATAGTGTCTTGCCTTCATTTGCAGCAGACAAGTACTTGCAAAGTGAGGATTTTCCTCCAACAAGATTCAATTCTCTGAGTGTTCTATTTAGTGACATTAAGGGATTTGCACAGATTTGTCAGAATTCTTCACCAGTTTCAACTGTCATCATGCTGAACAACTTGTTCAACAAATATGATGACTTAACTGACATGCATGATGTGCTAAAG CTGGAGAACTACGGTGATACGTACATTGTTACCGGTGCTGGACGACATCGAAGCGATCACCCCCATTCACTCTTAGCCATGGCTTTCGACATGCGGAAAACTGCCATAACCGAATGTCTTCCTCATTCTTCAGTGTCTTTGGAA ATACGTATTGGTATCCACACTGGTCCAGTAGTAATGGCCATCCTCAACAAAAACATGCCACATTTTAGTATGTTTGGTCACACCATGAACAAAGCCAGTCGGATGTGCTCATATGGCATGTATGGGAAAATTCAAATTTCGCAAGAGACTCACCG AGCATTGGCTGGTTGTAGTACTCAGTACACTTTTGAGAGTCGAGGTAGTATTCAAGTTAAGGGATTGGGAATGGAGCCTACTTACTTTGTGGAACCTTACAATTACACCACACAATAA